The following coding sequences are from one Pelagovum sp. HNIBRBA483 window:
- the urtC gene encoding urea ABC transporter permease subunit UrtC encodes MGKSFLSQNPSVLWFLIALSIFTLVVTLLSEVTGVAFISTSFVKTLGKTLCLCLIAVAMDVVWGYCGILSLGHFAFFGGGGYAIGMWLMYARTEIIVLESLAGQALPPTPQEVSDAIGTQIFGVVGSSEFPLIWAFADSLILQLVMVVLIPGLLALVFGWLAFRSRVTGVYLSILTQAMTLALALYLFQNDSGLRGNNGLSGLQNIPGFEDTSQATISIVFFWASALALGLGYVFFAWVVSGKMGSVIKGIRDNEARVRFLGYHVESYKLFIFTITAIVSGIAGALYYPQAGIINPGEIAPIASIYLAVWVAIGGRGRLYGAVIGAAFVSLLSSWLTGGGAPDVPLGFYTIKWTDWWLVLLGLSFVVVTLFFPKGIGGVFDKLVRKPS; translated from the coding sequence ATGGGCAAATCATTTCTTTCTCAAAACCCGTCAGTTCTTTGGTTCTTGATTGCCTTGTCAATCTTCACCCTTGTTGTGACGCTGCTATCCGAGGTCACTGGGGTCGCCTTCATCTCAACCAGCTTTGTAAAGACATTGGGCAAAACGCTTTGTTTGTGCCTGATCGCGGTCGCGATGGATGTTGTCTGGGGATATTGCGGAATTCTCAGCCTCGGACACTTCGCCTTCTTTGGGGGCGGTGGCTATGCCATTGGGATGTGGCTGATGTATGCGCGCACAGAAATCATTGTGCTTGAAAGCCTAGCTGGGCAAGCGCTACCGCCGACGCCACAAGAAGTCTCTGATGCCATTGGCACGCAGATATTCGGTGTGGTCGGCAGCTCGGAGTTTCCGTTGATCTGGGCGTTCGCAGACAGTCTGATCCTGCAACTGGTTATGGTCGTTCTGATCCCTGGCCTGCTTGCATTGGTTTTCGGCTGGCTCGCTTTCCGTAGCAGGGTCACAGGGGTGTATCTGTCGATCCTCACACAGGCGATGACGCTGGCTCTGGCTCTTTACCTTTTCCAAAATGACAGCGGTTTGCGTGGGAACAATGGCCTCTCTGGCTTGCAGAATATCCCCGGGTTTGAGGACACGTCGCAAGCCACGATCTCCATCGTCTTTTTTTGGGCCTCAGCGCTCGCGCTGGGGCTGGGGTATGTGTTCTTCGCTTGGGTTGTGTCTGGAAAGATGGGGAGCGTGATCAAGGGCATCCGTGACAATGAAGCCCGCGTGCGTTTCCTTGGCTATCACGTCGAAAGCTATAAGCTGTTTATCTTTACGATCACAGCCATCGTCTCTGGCATCGCTGGCGCGTTGTACTACCCGCAAGCGGGGATCATTAACCCAGGCGAAATTGCACCGATCGCTTCGATCTATCTTGCGGTCTGGGTCGCCATCGGTGGACGCGGGCGGCTTTACGGGGCGGTCATCGGCGCGGCTTTTGTCTCGCTGCTGTCCAGTTGGCTCACGGGCGGTGGTGCCCCCGACGTGCCGCTGGGGTTCTACACGATCAAATGGACAGATTGGTGGCTCGTCCTGCTGGGGCTGAGCTTTGTTGTGGTTACGCTTTTCTTCCCCAAAGGCATTGGGGGAGTGTTCGATAAATTGGTAAGGAAACCGTCATGA